Within the Triplophysa dalaica isolate WHDGS20190420 chromosome 2, ASM1584641v1, whole genome shotgun sequence genome, the region CTTCCAGCAAACAAAATATCCTCCATGGAAGATGATTTGCTGAGAAAAATGAGAGAAGTCCGTCTGAGAGCAAGCGACATGGGTGAGTTAGAAAATTTACTTTAaccttaaatatttattttagaacgaaTAATAAATTTCATGTTGAGGTGAGCTCACATATTTTATCAgcactaatattttttttcttaaaacgtCAACATTCCTCAAAGTGCATATAAACCACAGTAggagattaaaaataaatatataaaacaattgtCACAACTTTACAGACATGtaaagtgtgtttaaaaaacactaaacatttAGTTGTTGTACACAGAGAAACCAGCTCCTGATCATAAAACACGCTGGAGTTAATAATGACTAACCAtaaatcctaatgattttgtTTGTTCGTTGTTTATTGTTCACAGAGATTCCTCAAGTCATAATCATGACCAAGGTGGATGAAGCATGTCCACATGTTAAATACAACATTAGAAATGTCTACGCAAGCAAAGACGTTAAACTAAATGTGAGACTACTgtataaatgtacacatttttttgcagaaaaacgATGTTTTGTTTAACCTATATTAGCATGTAGACAAATACCCTAACACATGCAGACATTTGagattaaatatatcatttatatcaTAGATGGAGCGGTGCCAGGCTAGACTTGGAGTTCCTATGTGCTACATCTACCCTATAAAGAACTACCATGATGAACGCACCACTAACACAGAACTGGACATTctgattttaaatgcagtacttAATATTGTAAACTTTGCCAGTGACTATGTGAAGGAccataaagaaaagaaaacaaatgccACTTCAAAGGAAGACTGATGTTTAACAAACACATTAtgtgaaatatatttctttattgtgAAAAATGACAGCTAACTTATTTTGTAGTGATTTTATcaagtaaaatgaaaaataaataattagataaaatataaataatgatatgGTTGATGCACCATTCAACACTAACTTCTTcactaaaaaatataattgttactATTATTGTTACTTTTTGGCAATATTCTATAGTCTTCTTTAGCTAACACTCTCAGgttaaatgcatgaaaatgGTGTCTGTATTCAATTCATACAAAGGTGCATTGCGTTATACTACTGTATTTTATAAACTGTACATAATATGATTAAAGTTAAACCAAAATCCATTCCGCTCCTGAATTCCGAGGCATATTTAATGGAATAAAAACCCTGAAATGAATGCATAGCCATTCTTTAGTCGTCCGCTAGAGGGGACCAAAAAGACGAGTTATTCGGTTAACCTTTGGCAAGATATGACTTGGCCTACTTAGTATAAAGACTAGACACACCACACAACTAAGAATTCTGTATTAAGTTAATTGTTGGGTATATCAAACCagcttattttttaaatattattaaatacaattttatataaaattcatatacattttaagttttctgaatttactattcatAGGTATGTGCTTATGTGActttttttgagtaaactaCAAACAGgttttctcccaaatttcaaacagaaatgtggTTTCCATTCGCattcatttgcagaaaatgaaactgGATAAACAGGTCAAATATATGCTCTGTTTCTTTTTAGGAATGAACCAGTGTGACCACCATGTAACCACATGTAACATAACTGGCACCAGCAATGATCCATCGAAGCACATTAACATCAACAACAAGATTTTAGAAGGTTGTTTGAAGAATCTGAAATACAATGAATGAGAAACTCTATTAAATCATATTTCCACTGGTTcaattaacattaaaagtgaATCCAATAGTCTCAATTTGACTGTCAATTGTAAACGGACTGAAATCAATGTGATAGTGCTTAAATAAGTAATTATTTTCTCTCATCActgtccaaaaaaaaatgatcaacTGAATATTAAAAATCAGAGAGCAGATAGTGTTGTAAGGATACTACCACTAGAGCCCCCAGTAGTTTAGGGATGGCAAAATAaccaaagaaatgttaacagcAAAATAGTATAAAACTACAATAGATTCCTGTTGTTTTTTAACTCTATGGAATGAGAACTAAATTGTTTAATGTCAGTTTAATGTCTTTCTGAGCGGCTGACTGCAAGGAATCATTTCCTCTATAAACATtgttaaaactaaaacaattgTTTGTGTGGTTGTGCATTTTATGGATTTAGCTAATTGGCTAAATGAGGGATGACAAATATCTCCAAAATTGGTTGTTAATGTCATATAGACAACTTATTTATGACAAACAATTAAATCAGATCCACCAGATCAAAATGCAAGTGCGGTCTGCATCTACTGCTTTCGCAACAGTGAGGGACTGGAGAGTTTAAGATCTTCTATTtcaaagattaaaaatatgttattttatttgtttataatagtTCATATTGTGAATTTCTAGAATTATCTTGATGACTTCATATGTATTTGGTTCAACTGTTATGAGTTGAGGTTAAGATTATAAATTATCCGTAGAAATCGGTtgattacaataacagaacattcttttatttttcaaccAGGACAAGGATGCGGTGTtcatatttattacataaattacaatatatattaaaattacaaCTACAGTAGAACGTTCACAAAGATATAGAGTATAAAGACAGAATGAGCTGTGTATTCAATCATCTTCAAAAATACTATTTTGGCCGTCGTGATCTTTAATATAtgtagaatatatttttttacatatcatgattataatttaaaatatgtggaTAAGAGGTTGTAGACAGTTTTACGTAtagacatatactgtatgtagttaTTTGCGTCTGTATATCCCTAAGTGGCTGTGGCATTGAGGACAGGAATGATGGGCGTCTTGGAAGCCCCTGACACAGAATGGGATGAGGCAAAATCCACAAATCAACCTGTAAAACACCATAAGAAACTTTACAGACACACAGGCTATACACTATAATGTTTCATTACAAACTTTGTTCACTCTTGACTTACCCGAGCAGTGCTATTAGGAAACACATGGCCCATGCAGCACAACCCGGTTTATATTCAACAACAGTCAGGATGCTGTTATGACAGTATCTACAAACAGTCGCTGTTTGTGTGTCACCCAAAGACAGAACAATCTGCTGTGGCTGGACCACAATAACCTGAGGGGTTTCATTCCTCACGATCTGCTGCTGCAAAATCACTGTGAATAAAACAAGTGTGTTTGAAATTCAGTCATAGATCAATGAGAAATACAATTTGTAGTAGAGTGAAGTTGATGTCAGATATCCATTTAAGTCGAGAGGACTTGTTGTATGCAGTGCTCAAATTGAACCAAGTCTTATGGGGTCCCCCTTTTGTTTGGTGGGGGATAGTCTCGCgatatacaatttattaaaaaaacagaatatatttgattataacATGCATAACtatatgctattttatttaaaacaggctTACATTGAAGAACAATCTTATTTCACTGTCCTGCGCCTAGCGGTCTTTAGACGTGGGGCGGGgcgtttcaaatttaaagagacatgacaactagcccataaacaaacttaatataaattattgtaaataatcaattcacaaaatttaccccatccattgcatgaatttaatcacatttgtcattataatttttactcaaatacaaatatctgagggaccccacaaagtccattttttacttcttaagcggggtccctaatgccttatggggtCCCATatccccccagccccccttcaattcgacCACAGGTTGTATGACTGAAATAGCTGCCTTAGGTTGCCTAAGGTTGCTAGTACCTAAGGTAGGCCTATTGTGTGCCATATACATGtttacatcaatagaaagcttatttattcagctttcagattatgtatgagttgttagaataggacaatatctgtctgagatacaaccgtttaaaactcaggaatctggcattgcaaaaaatctaaatattgagaaaattgcctttgaagttgttaatcataggcaatgtggcaggccatccattcacaaaaataaagtttttatttacttaaggtaggaaatttacaaaatattttcatggaacatgatctttacttaataccATAATACcccgataattttgacccacacaatgtatttttagtcCTATACTTAAAGtgttacttaagactggttttgtgatccagggtcacatttagtAAGACATGACAGGACTGACCTGAACACTTTACCTTGTTCTGTGTGGTTCACCATGACGACTCTGGGCATATTAAGCAAAGGATACTGGTCTGCTTGTGCACCATTCGGAAATCGGTTTGCTTGCTGTTGAAAGGTGTCTATAAGCAAACATTACCaagaaaatgtgttaaacaatAGATAAAAGTTCCTTTCGTAGTGTGCtagtaaatgaaatgtttttaggTGAAGAACGAACCTGCAGGAGGCGATGTGACCACAGTGTACGGGGGTGCTGGCTTCGCTGGATGGTCTCCATAGATGGAGTGTGCATTAATCTCATGGTAAGAGGGAGGTGGGGACCGTGGGGGGCCGGTGGCAGCAGCGGGATATGAAGGGGTGGCCATTTACTGAATCTATAGAACTGTAAGTGAATTGAAGTTTAACTAGACTTTAAGTTTAAGCCTTATTTAAATGAACacgttgtcattttttattgctcatataaatattttgtgaaatcaTTAAATGTGGTCCAAGTAATAGTTTACTTAGAGTGTTGCttcaccaaaaaatttaaatgctgtcatcattcactcaccttcgagttgttgcaaagcagaatacatttctttgttctgatgaacacagagaacgatatttggaagaatgcttgcaaaCAGGCAGATTTTGCATCCCTTTGACcaccatagtgggaaaaaataTAATGGTATTGACAAAAGTGGCCcagaaatgtttaaagagcGAACCTGCAGGAGGCGCTGTGACCTCAGTGTATGGGTGTGGTGGCTGTTCTTCAAAaggtcttttttgttttcaacagaagaaaaatgaaTGATACAGTCATTGTTCCTACCatgatagtcaatggggggctagatctgtttataagcattcttccaaatatctttctctgtgttcatcagaacaaagacatatatAGATATTTgcacaacttgaaggtgagtatatgatgacagaatttccatttttgggtggagtatccctttaacattgcTTTAACAGCATTTGGCCAATACCTCTTATGAACAGCCTGAATAAtgattactgtaaataaaaactttttttaaattatgagtCATTCAGActgttcataaaacatttactatatATTGGTTCAGTAAATTAATTAAGCTCTCTTGAACattcacaaattaaaaatgaatacagtaTTCTTCAAAAAAAGATCTTCTTTCCTATTGTATTTAGTAATCACTTTTTCACCAAAGCTACATAATTGTTGGGACAAGCTCCTGTGAGTTACTACAGTTTACACTCTTTCCTAGGGACACTGTAACCAAAACCAATATAAAAAGTAGGCTTGAGTATGATCGTCACAAAGAAATGCTCCAAAAAATCTGCTGAATCTTGAAAAGACTTTATATTTTGCATGCTCTGCTCTTCTAAAGAATAGTTATTATTAACAAAAAGACAGCCTTACTTTACTGATTTGcagtcaaaaaatgtatttgaatcaCGTCTAACCACAATTTGCAGGAATTAAATACTATTTACATTACATGACCTCATTGACCTCATTTTTTGATGTTACTATTGAACTCAAATTCTGACAGAACTAAGTTTACAGGGAGCTTAATCTGACATCGGTCTTTCCTGAAGTTATTTCTTTATTGGCCTAACATAATACACaagctaaattaaaataacacaaatcatCTCAGAATCTCTCATAATATGCGTTTCGCTTTTTGCTGTACTTGAAAATGTCGTCTATACTCCTTCAATCAATGTATCATTTAGTTTGAGAAGATAACTAAAAACAAGAGCTGAATTATTCTTACCTGCGTTTCAAGAAACTGTCTTCCGTGTATTATGACATCTCTGTCTTACTCACTCTACCTGTTTCTTGTCTATCTTTCCTATCTGTGCATTCCAGTGTAGTTAAAAGGAATGTGGTGAACCTGCCAGACGAGTATgcactaaaataaatgcatgacACAATGTTTTTCCTACttaaagtatttagtttagCTTCGTCTACTTTTGATGTAATAAGTTGACTTTTGGCCACAAGCCTGTCTCTTGAAGATCTGTCCTTATACATTGTTTCTGTGAGCACAGTTTCGGCATCAGGGACAGGGgtattttaagtaaataattattatgaAAAGGCAAAAAATCAAAGAACACGATGCTCCACTAGCTCAACTTCCAATATTTTGTAGTTGTTCTTTATAGGGgtctacataaaatatattttaaaatcacatacaTAAAATTATAAAGATAGAACCACAAATCCCAAAACAAGGATAAAAATACTGCACAATTTAAACGACATCGCTCACTTTACAGGAATGAGAGTAAGATGTACATAGGACAGTTATACAACAACAGAGTTTcattcttttctattttttacttttttattttgggatcaTTTTAAACTCGCTCACCAATTTTTCTCAACAGaatattgcatattttaaaCTGATCGTACCCCATAGATCTTGACTGAAATGTGAATCGTGACCATAAACTAAACATCCAtgttattaagttattttttattcaatttgttGAAATTGTCAAGTGCAGAAGAAATGATATTGCGATAAAATACATGGGCTCATCCTGGCATTGATTTCTGTTGATTTATCTTGTTTTACAGCTCATCCTTGCTGGTTTCATTGGTAGATTTTGGTGACTCTTCGGTCGGTTCAGCTGATACCTGAAGATCACAAGGAGAGTTTGAGACACACCAgcacacataaataaatgacactATAAAAGCTGTTAAATGCCCATTTATACACTTTTGACTTACATCATCTTtatcctcatcatcatcttcgTCAACTCCATCCTCTACTTCTGGTAACACTCCACCATTATCTAGGAATTTTGAGAAAGTCTCTAAATCCCTCTGTCCATTGTAGTCGGCGATCTGATTTCATAAagagaattgtgttttttagtACCTTCAAAATCATGTTTCACAATGTATGAAGTCGCATATGTTTTAGAGGTGAAGTGATCCTTTGCAATAATTATGCTGCATGTGCATCAGTTTTTGTTCACCTTCTTTTCAGCCACAGCAGGAAAGTATTTAAACGTGGGAAATCCCTGTACTGAGACCTCCTCCACCTCATTTTCCGTGGCATCCATTTTAGCAATGATTATattctcatgctctttgtactTCTCACCCAACTCATCCCAGATAGGCGCCAGTTCTTTACAGTGGCCACACCACGGAGCATCTGTGAGACGGAATCAAAGATCACATCAGTGGTGGTTTTGCatgcttttatttgaatttgaaaagaTAAGCGGCTTAACTTACAGAATTCCACAAAGACATTCTTAGTGTCATCAAAAGCCACTTCGGCAAAGTTCTTCCCTACAAGGACTTTGACAGGATTCTTGTCCCAGTCTTCTGGAATTTCTTGACTCTTCAAATGAGGCTACATTGAAAGTGTTTATTAGACAAGTTGACAAGCTATCCTGGTGTACTTCTGCGTCGTTTTTTCGTTGACGTTGGACCCCCATTTTACAAACAGTGTGACAGACAGTATTCAAACATGGTAAAAAGTCGAAAGGTAAAAGTAAACATTaattttaagcaaataaaatgcaatgatGAGTCAAACCTCTTATGTTACCTTGAATAAACAGGTTTAGCAAACCACAGATGTTCAAAACAAATGTTAGCGCTGCATAACGTTGTTTACACTTCTTTAAATTCTTTCTTTACAatcaaacatttgcaaaaccGAGAACAGGCTAGGAATAGCACCTTGAATGAAATGCATCATTCGTAGAggagacatttttattataaccttgtatttttatcttaaactaACCAAATGCTCCAAATTATCATACAGATTAAGTAATCTaaacttaatttcataaaaaaagttagACTTACTTAGATATGGTAAATTCCTGAAACTTTAAGTATAAcgattattatatattaatttgaaGTTTTGACTAAATCTCAAAAAATGATTGGCTCCTGTTAATTCAAATCAATTgagaaggatttccaattcccagcatgctttgtgtcAGATTGTATTAGGAGAGTACATTTGAAAGAACATgaatatttgatgtgtttttcagtaagGTTAAAGACCTGTTAGTGTATAATGTTCACTTAtgttagatatttagaagagtttgacatatttttcacttttgtggttaccattgtttagaagagtaaataattttacttattttagtaAGTTAAACGTAATCTTTTTAACACAGTTTAGTTAAGCTTACTTAATTGAATCAAGTCAACCAGTTTGCACAATTGCATTAAGTAAagtaaacaaattcatttttacagtgtataggTATGCTCTAAATGAAGATGACTGGTTAAAACGGATACACACCTGTACTGTACCATCCAGTACTCCCTGGCAAAATGTTCTTAATGTGTCTTTATTGATGACTGTGCCATTCATTGCGTATTTCATCACGGTCTCTGTGTTGATGAGGCGAGTAATAGGAACATCCTTTTCAGAAAGACTGAAGTATTGTAGCACGTGGTTCACTTTGTCAGATGAAATGTCAAGCTTGATGAAGAGCACCTAAAATCACAAGTTTTtggaatattttattaaaaacattgacaaaaaggTCAAGTGGGCTTAAAAACGATGACTCTTGACTTCTTTACTAAAACGTGAAGTTAgcataaatgtacagtaaacaacacaaacaaatgtgtagtGGAAACTCTCAAAACAAAGCGTGTTTAATAATGACACACTTTGCACATAATATGTCATCTCATGTTGAAAAAGGGACAAAACAGGTTGGGTTTAAAGTAAACACAACAGTTTTTGAAGTGTagataaatacttaaaaaactCACTTTGTCCTTAAACTCGCTGGCAACGGCTCTAAAATCCTCcagcagtgcattgtgggattccACAGTTGAATTTATGAATAGAATAAAGTGCTTATGTATCTTGgagccaaaaatattttcagcatTCTGGGAAGAAAAGATGAAAGTAAATTGTAATGAACGGCTTctgattttgttgtttaaagaaTGGTAAAATGAATAGGTGTTACCTCTTCATTGAATGTTATGACAAGCTCTACACGGTTGGAATTGATGAAGGAAATCAGGTCATCTTTGTCTAGCTTTTCAT harbors:
- the si:dkeyp-75b4.8 gene encoding lipopolysaccharide-induced tumor necrosis factor-alpha factor homolog, whose product is MATPSYPAAATGPPRSPPPSYHEINAHSIYGDHPAKPAPPYTVVTSPPADTFQQQANRFPNGAQADQYPLLNMPRVVMVNHTEQVILQQQIVRNETPQVIVVQPQQIVLSLGDTQTATVCRYCHNSILTVVEYKPGCAAWAMCFLIALLGLICGFCLIPFCVRGFQDAHHSCPQCHSHLGIYRRK
- the pdia2 gene encoding protein disulfide-isomerase A2, with the protein product MRLLPALAFTLLLCASCVRADEQKVEEEVNEKVEEHVEKKEEDNSETDPEPVKTDEITEEKNVMVLHSVNFDRALNENKYLLVEFYAPWCGHCRSLEPIYAEVAEQLKKESSDVRLAKVEATDERELAKEFNVDGFPTIKFFKDGNRQSVTDFTGKRTVKGIRRWLERHTGPSATVLSDVKSAKELLDSNDVVVVGFFQDLEGEEAKTFYDVTLTIVDINFGMTSNPELFKKYDVKGDAVVLFKKFDDKRADMLLSKDEKLDKDDLISFINSNRVELVITFNEENAENIFGSKIHKHFILFINSTVESHNALLEDFRAVASEFKDKVLFIKLDISSDKVNHVLQYFSLSEKDVPITRLINTETVMKYAMNGTVINKDTLRTFCQGVLDGTVQPHLKSQEIPEDWDKNPVKVLVGKNFAEVAFDDTKNVFVEFYAPWCGHCKELAPIWDELGEKYKEHENIIIAKMDATENEVEEVSVQGFPTFKYFPAVAEKKIADYNGQRDLETFSKFLDNGGVLPEVEDGVDEDDDEDKDDVSAEPTEESPKSTNETSKDEL